In Caldicellulosiruptor morganii, the following proteins share a genomic window:
- a CDS encoding co-chaperone GroES, protein MRIKPIGDRILIKFKEREEVTKSGIVLPDTVKEKPQIAEVIEVGPGGIVDGEKVEMVVKKGDKVIVSKYAGTEIKIDGEEYTIIRQDDVLAIIED, encoded by the coding sequence ATGAGAATAAAGCCAATTGGCGACAGGATTTTAATCAAGTTCAAGGAAAGAGAAGAGGTAACAAAGAGCGGTATAGTTCTGCCAGATACTGTTAAAGAGAAACCTCAGATTGCAGAGGTTATTGAAGTTGGTCCTGGTGGAATTGTGGATGGTGAAAAGGTAGAAATGGTAGTTAAAAAAGGAGATAAAGTAATTGTAAGCAAGTATGCAGGAACAGAAATCAAAATTGATGGTGAAGAGTATACAATAATCAGACAGGATGATGTCCTGGCAATCATTGAAGACTAA
- a CDS encoding AraC family transcriptional regulator, which translates to MIEALNAIMPVIVKTLERVHDSSWKMDYSMHDSYELIFVKKGNVDFWVEGEKIELKAGDLLIIKPHTRHKFEVVGSFKAEFIVMAFYLKPQSKAKIEQLKEIYGFLKHIEMVSSRFYYLRVRKRSSIFFCLESILQEAKENKENLLLYIKSLELFAYITREIDNLEIKKNFDYSKIAKFIKEYIDQNYMEDIKIGDIAKKLFLSESSISRLFKNHFGVLPKEYLLSKRIEKAKEYLSMSNLKVSEIAIMCGFSSLQRFNDIFKKYTGFSPTHFRKLSLQNSNFLQNKSMGNLEQ; encoded by the coding sequence ATGATAGAAGCGCTTAATGCCATAATGCCGGTGATTGTAAAGACGTTGGAGCGTGTACATGATAGTTCATGGAAGATGGATTACAGCATGCATGACAGTTATGAACTGATATTTGTAAAAAAAGGCAATGTTGATTTCTGGGTTGAGGGAGAAAAAATAGAATTGAAAGCGGGTGACCTGCTTATAATAAAACCACATACACGGCACAAGTTTGAGGTTGTCGGGAGTTTCAAAGCAGAGTTTATTGTTATGGCATTTTATTTAAAGCCTCAGAGTAAAGCTAAAATAGAGCAATTGAAAGAGATCTACGGTTTTTTAAAACACATAGAAATGGTTTCTTCTCGCTTTTATTATCTGCGCGTCAGAAAAAGAAGCAGTATCTTTTTTTGTTTGGAATCCATACTGCAAGAGGCAAAAGAAAATAAAGAAAATCTTTTACTTTATATAAAATCACTGGAACTTTTTGCATATATTACGCGTGAGATAGACAATCTGGAAATAAAAAAGAATTTTGATTATTCAAAGATTGCCAAATTCATAAAAGAATATATAGACCAGAATTACATGGAAGACATTAAAATTGGAGATATTGCCAAAAAACTTTTTTTGTCAGAAAGCAGCATCTCCCGTCTTTTTAAAAATCATTTCGGGGTTTTACCCAAGGAGTATTTACTTTCAAAAAGGATAGAAAAGGCAAAGGAATACCTTTCCATGTCTAATTTAAAAGTAAGTGAGATTGCTATTATGTGTGGCTTTTCGTCTTTGCAGAGATTCAATGATATTTTTAAAAAGTATACGGGTTTTTCTCCAACTCACTTTAGAAAACTTTCTTTGCAGAACTCCAACTTTTTGCAAAATAAAAGTATGGGTAATCTTGAGCAATAA
- a CDS encoding DUF2802 domain-containing protein translates to MDAYVALFVLLGLIMVFASLRSIKKDVEKSEKILIDSEKAVLKLSQLLNEAVETIEELDSFGEYIIERIENKVKWVKEQMDRMEDKAFAEEINENKNSKEAEKQPVDGRQNFTSAENTAKKSKEEIYHRAVELYRQGLSLEEIASKLGIGKGEAKLAIRIVGREKI, encoded by the coding sequence ATGGATGCATATGTCGCTTTATTTGTGCTACTGGGGTTAATCATGGTTTTTGCTTCACTCAGGTCAATAAAAAAAGATGTAGAAAAGAGTGAAAAAATCCTGATTGATTCTGAGAAAGCTGTTTTGAAACTTTCACAGCTTTTGAATGAGGCAGTTGAAACCATTGAGGAACTGGATAGTTTTGGAGAGTATATAATTGAAAGGATAGAAAACAAAGTAAAATGGGTAAAAGAGCAAATGGATAGAATGGAAGATAAAGCTTTTGCTGAAGAAATAAATGAAAATAAAAATTCAAAAGAAGCTGAGAAACAGCCTGTGGATGGCAGACAGAATTTTACTTCTGCTGAAAATACTGCAAAAAAGTCAAAAGAGGAAATATATCACAGGGCTGTTGAGCTTTATAGACAGGGGTTGAGCTTAGAGGAGATTGCTTCAAAGCTTGGCATAGGTAAAGGTGAGGCAAAGCTTGCAATAAGGATTGTTGGGAGGGAGAAGATCTGA
- a CDS encoding DUF342 domain-containing protein, with amino-acid sequence MSEENLKKVDIKVLVTSDKLKASIVLIQNQNGVELTSENVINALKANRVTYGIDEEAIKRLVENPVFGSPVVVAQGKPPGRPVDGKLIYHFDVKREIKPKELPDGRVDYKDLGIVQNVRKDDILVTMIDPVDGENGVDVFGGVIRGQKGKKVNLPRGKNTYIDADGHTLKAACDGQVCIIEGKVVVLNTLEISSDVDNSTGNINFVGNVHIKGSVLSGFKVVAEGNVEVDGIVEAAEIEAKGSVILHKGITGMGKGKIVSQKSVIAKFIENATVLAAEDVQAEAIIHSDIKCGGRLILVGPKASIVGGSCKVGREVDAKTIGSYLSTSTEIEVGVDPLMIERYREIKGEINELKENVKKCDQAVEVLKKIEAAGKITDDKREMLQKFTRSKIVAQERLKSLQQEQEEIEKRLEERSEGVVKVQDVIYPGVKITIGNVCKIIKEPVKYCKIYRQDADIKIAPYSD; translated from the coding sequence ATGTCTGAAGAAAATCTTAAAAAGGTAGATATTAAGGTTCTGGTAACTTCAGATAAACTAAAGGCAAGTATTGTTTTGATCCAGAACCAGAATGGAGTGGAGTTGACTTCAGAGAATGTAATCAATGCGCTTAAAGCAAACAGGGTGACGTATGGCATAGATGAAGAGGCAATCAAAAGACTTGTTGAAAATCCTGTATTTGGTTCACCTGTTGTGGTTGCGCAGGGAAAGCCTCCCGGCAGGCCGGTTGATGGCAAGCTCATATATCATTTTGATGTAAAGCGTGAGATAAAACCCAAAGAGCTTCCTGATGGAAGGGTTGACTACAAGGACCTGGGGATTGTGCAAAATGTCAGAAAAGATGATATACTTGTTACAATGATTGATCCTGTTGATGGTGAAAATGGTGTGGATGTTTTTGGAGGGGTGATAAGAGGACAGAAGGGCAAAAAAGTAAATCTTCCGCGCGGAAAGAATACCTATATTGACGCAGATGGACATACACTGAAGGCCGCCTGCGATGGACAGGTTTGTATAATTGAGGGCAAGGTTGTTGTTCTAAACACTCTGGAAATATCCTCGGATGTTGACAATTCCACAGGAAATATAAACTTTGTGGGAAATGTTCATATAAAGGGGAGTGTTTTATCCGGGTTTAAGGTTGTTGCCGAGGGTAATGTGGAAGTTGACGGGATTGTTGAAGCAGCCGAGATTGAGGCAAAGGGGTCTGTAATTTTGCACAAGGGCATAACAGGCATGGGCAAGGGCAAAATTGTATCTCAAAAGAGTGTGATTGCAAAGTTTATTGAAAATGCAACTGTATTAGCAGCCGAGGATGTTCAGGCAGAAGCAATTATACACAGCGATATCAAGTGCGGTGGCAGGCTAATTCTGGTAGGGCCAAAAGCATCAATTGTTGGTGGAAGCTGCAAGGTGGGCAGAGAGGTTGACGCAAAAACCATAGGATCATATCTTTCGACATCAACCGAGATTGAAGTTGGTGTGGACCCTCTTATGATAGAAAGATATAGAGAAATCAAGGGAGAAATCAATGAATTAAAAGAGAATGTAAAAAAGTGTGATCAGGCAGTCGAGGTACTTAAAAAAATTGAGGCAGCAGGCAAAATTACTGATGACAAAAGAGAGATGCTCCAAAAGTTTACTCGATCCAAGATTGTAGCTCAGGAGAGGTTAAAATCTCTTCAGCAGGAGCAGGAGGAGATAGAGAAAAGACTTGAGGAGAGAAGTGAAGGAGTTGTAAAGGTGCAGGATGTCATTTATCCGGGTGTTAAAATTACAATAGGGAATGTTTGCAAGATTATAAAAGAACCTGTGAAATATTGCAAAATTTATAGACAGGATGCCGACATAAAGATAGCTCCCTACAGTGATTAA
- a CDS encoding FliA/WhiG family RNA polymerase sigma factor, producing MDEAVLWERYSRTKDQKIKEQLILKYMPLVKLIAGRMAMYFGGNVEYEDLVSFGSIGLLDAIEKYDSQKGVKFETYAYSRIRGAIIDCVRSQDWVPRSIRQKAKEIERAYIEIEREGKIPTDEEVAKRVGLSLIELQKLQEKISSGMIVSLEGFLDQNYERKIGGLEDFVSRPEVFVENKELKEVLRQEIDNLSENERMVIILYYFEELSIKEIAKILGVSESRVSQLHTRSLLKLRSRLEKYIK from the coding sequence GACGAGGCAGTTTTGTGGGAGAGATATTCCAGAACAAAAGATCAAAAGATAAAAGAACAGCTTATCTTAAAATACATGCCACTTGTGAAGCTGATAGCGGGCAGAATGGCAATGTATTTCGGTGGAAATGTTGAATATGAGGATTTGGTGAGCTTTGGTTCAATTGGGCTTCTGGATGCAATTGAAAAGTATGACAGTCAAAAAGGGGTCAAGTTTGAAACATATGCATATTCACGCATAAGAGGTGCTATTATTGACTGTGTAAGGAGCCAGGACTGGGTGCCACGAAGTATAAGGCAGAAAGCAAAAGAAATTGAAAGGGCATATATTGAGATAGAAAGGGAAGGGAAGATTCCTACAGATGAAGAGGTTGCAAAAAGAGTGGGACTTTCATTGATAGAACTTCAAAAATTGCAGGAAAAGATAAGCAGCGGCATGATTGTTTCGCTGGAAGGGTTTCTTGATCAGAATTATGAAAGAAAAATAGGCGGGCTTGAAGACTTTGTCTCTCGCCCCGAGGTGTTTGTGGAAAATAAGGAGCTGAAAGAAGTGCTCAGGCAGGAGATAGACAATCTTTCAGAAAATGAAAGGATGGTGATAATCCTTTATTATTTTGAAGAGCTTTCAATAAAAGAGATAGCCAAAATTTTGGGTGTTTCTGAGTCAAGGGTGAGTCAGCTTCACACAAGATCGCTTTTAAAATTGAGGTCGCGATTGGAAAAGTATATAAAGTAA